The following proteins are encoded in a genomic region of Arcobacter suis CECT 7833:
- a CDS encoding O-antigen ligase family protein: MYSFLIILISMAISNIINDVNIDSWKIQFAYIYRYVLMFIILLYFYSKEIFTKKILYIFLLFSLSVQSFDGLYQSILGYDFFKHNLGNLEEGLTGFTFNRNIFALIVGLGVLLCVFSIKIKKSNKINFIVILLGFIFIFCTLFSYSRAVWVALFLSLFFYFFINLKSIKITHILYVISIFLVIGIAFAYVDSLQNRLDLLLNGNSSNRDKIWLYTLNLIQQKPIFGWGLDTWSIIGLKDYANVHNSILEILLYLGIFGLFSFTYFFINILKEINYYKNSSAFCVLIYLIVISFFDQDIFTGKIYLSFFTILMFYIYSDKINLKGEN, encoded by the coding sequence TTGTATTCATTTCTAATTATTTTGATTAGTATGGCTATATCAAATATAATCAATGATGTAAATATTGATTCTTGGAAAATTCAATTTGCTTATATTTATAGATATGTACTCATGTTTATAATACTTTTATATTTTTATTCAAAAGAAATTTTTACAAAAAAGATATTATACATATTTTTACTATTTTCATTAAGTGTTCAATCTTTTGATGGCTTGTATCAAAGTATTCTAGGATATGATTTTTTTAAACATAATTTAGGAAATCTAGAAGAAGGATTAACAGGTTTTACTTTTAACAGGAATATTTTTGCATTAATAGTAGGATTAGGAGTTTTATTATGTGTATTTTCTATAAAAATAAAAAAGTCTAATAAAATAAATTTTATTGTGATTTTATTGGGCTTTATTTTTATATTTTGTACTTTGTTCTCTTATTCAAGAGCTGTTTGGGTAGCTCTTTTTTTATCTTTATTTTTTTATTTTTTTATTAATTTAAAAAGTATCAAAATTACTCATATTTTGTATGTTATCAGTATATTTTTAGTTATTGGTATAGCTTTTGCTTATGTTGATTCTTTACAAAATAGATTAGATTTATTATTAAATGGTAATTCTTCAAATAGAGATAAAATTTGGCTATATACTCTTAATTTGATTCAACAAAAACCAATTTTCGGATGGGGACTTGACACTTGGTCTATAATAGGGCTGAAAGATTATGCTAATGTTCACAATAGTATTCTTGAGATACTATTATATTTAGGAATTTTTGGACTTTTCAGTTTTACTTATTTTTTTATAAATATATTAAAAGAAATTAACTATTATAAAAATTCTAGTGCATTCTGTGTTTTGATATATTTAATAGTTATTAGTTTTTTTGATCAAGATATTTTTACAGGTAAAATATATTTATCATTTTTTACAATTTTAATGTTTTATATTTATAGTGACAAAATTAATTTAAAAGGGGAAAACTAA
- the rfbD gene encoding dTDP-4-dehydrorhamnose reductase — translation MLNIDYNILVTGTNGQLGSEIKVISSNYSYNFFFTDRNNINITSKESIKKFCQINNINVIINCAAYTAVDIAESDEINADLINRKAVKKLALVSKELNIKLIHISTDYVFDGKNFKPYIEEFQTNPQGIYGKTKLDGENEMRDINPKNSIIIRTSWVYSSFGNNFVKTMLRLGREKESLGVIFDQVGTPTYAKDLAKTILDIIPRITNEKVEIYNYSNEGVLSWYDFAKEIMRMAKLNCKINPIETFQYPTPAKRPHFSLLNKSKIKSTFNIEIPYWKDSLDECLKIMGERK, via the coding sequence ATGCTTAATATAGATTACAATATTTTGGTAACAGGAACAAACGGACAACTAGGGAGTGAAATAAAAGTAATATCTTCAAACTATTCTTATAATTTCTTTTTCACGGATAGAAATAATATAAATATTACTTCTAAAGAGAGTATCAAGAAATTTTGCCAAATAAATAATATAAATGTTATTATAAATTGTGCAGCATATACTGCAGTTGATATTGCAGAGTCAGATGAAATAAACGCAGATTTAATAAATAGAAAAGCAGTAAAAAAATTAGCACTTGTATCTAAAGAGTTAAATATTAAACTCATTCATATTTCAACTGATTATGTATTTGATGGTAAAAATTTTAAACCTTATATTGAAGAGTTTCAAACAAACCCACAAGGAATTTATGGGAAAACAAAACTTGATGGTGAAAATGAAATGAGAGATATTAATCCAAAGAATTCAATTATAATTAGAACTTCTTGGGTTTACTCAAGCTTTGGAAATAACTTTGTAAAAACAATGCTAAGACTAGGACGTGAAAAAGAGTCTTTAGGTGTAATTTTTGATCAAGTTGGAACTCCAACTTATGCAAAAGATTTGGCAAAAACTATTTTAGATATAATTCCTCGAATAACTAATGAAAAAGTAGAGATTTACAACTACTCAAATGAGGGAGTATTATCTTGGTATGATTTTGCAAAAGAGATAATGAGAATGGCAAAATTGAATTGTAAAATAAACCCAATAGAAACATTTCAGTATCCAACACCTGCAAAGAGACCACATTTTTCATTGTTGAATAAATCAAAAATAAAATCAACATTTAATATAGAAATTCCATATTGGAAAGATAGCTTAGATGAGTGTTTAAAAATAATGGGAGAAAGAAAATAA
- the rfbC gene encoding dTDP-4-dehydrorhamnose 3,5-epimerase: MQFSRTKIYDVVIIEPKVHGDSRGYFIETFRADKLEEFLGYKINFCQDNESKSSKGVLRGLHYQLSPYAQTKLVRVIQGRVLDVAVDIRKNSPTFGQYVAVELSADNKKQMLVPRGFAHGFVVLEDDTIFAYKVDNYYSPECDRGIAFDDKSLNIDWIIKKEELKLSEKDTKQPKLNETNDLFEFGVNYYA; the protein is encoded by the coding sequence ATGCAGTTTTCAAGAACAAAAATTTATGATGTGGTAATAATTGAACCAAAAGTACATGGAGATTCAAGAGGATATTTTATAGAGACTTTTCGTGCTGATAAATTAGAAGAGTTTTTAGGATATAAAATAAATTTTTGTCAAGATAATGAGTCAAAATCTTCAAAAGGAGTTTTACGAGGTCTTCACTATCAACTTTCTCCCTATGCTCAAACAAAACTTGTGCGTGTTATTCAAGGAAGAGTTTTAGATGTAGCCGTTGATATAAGAAAAAATTCTCCAACATTTGGTCAATATGTAGCCGTTGAATTAAGTGCAGATAATAAAAAACAAATGTTAGTTCCAAGAGGATTTGCTCATGGATTTGTAGTTCTTGAAGATGATACAATATTTGCATATAAAGTTGATAATTATTATAGTCCTGAGTGTGATAGGGGAATAGCTTTTGATGATAAAAGTTTAAATATTGATTGGATAATAAAAAAAGAAGAATTAAAACTTTCAGAAAAAGATACAAAACAACCAAAACTAAATGAAACTAATGATTTATTTGAGTTTGGAGTAAATTATTATGCTTAA
- a CDS encoding glycosyltransferase, with product MIKYIFRQNKDYSRFNIIKQFTKDLKLKNNIYILLPFSKNQFFKNFLKRDRIINDFFISNFDTYVYDRKKITVKNPRAWWKFFQDWFNFKFSKYLLSDTYTHFKYWESLFGKYKGELFVFPVLADKQIYYPLDKELKNKKIKILFYGSFIPLHGIDIILEAFSLMEKAGVDFEAKIIGTGQIYSKMKNLYEKLELKNVQMDGKFIDENKLAQEIREHDIILGIFGDSKKAKSVIPNKLYQAVASKKTIVTMYSEAIFELFDENDLITCDRNASTLSENLINLINNPDLLESTAENGYKKFLEIYDKTKIDFENFISKIDNKIERS from the coding sequence ATGATAAAATATATATTCAGACAGAATAAAGATTATTCAAGATTTAATATAATTAAACAGTTTACAAAAGATTTAAAACTTAAAAATAATATTTATATTCTATTACCATTTTCAAAGAATCAATTTTTTAAGAATTTTTTAAAAAGAGATAGAATAATAAATGATTTTTTTATATCAAATTTTGATACTTACGTTTATGATAGAAAAAAAATTACAGTAAAAAATCCAAGGGCATGGTGGAAATTTTTCCAAGATTGGTTTAATTTTAAATTTTCTAAATATCTGTTAAGTGATACTTATACTCATTTTAAATATTGGGAAAGTTTATTTGGAAAATATAAAGGAGAATTATTTGTATTTCCTGTTTTAGCAGATAAACAAATATATTATCCTTTAGATAAAGAACTTAAAAATAAAAAAATAAAAATACTTTTTTATGGTTCTTTTATACCATTACATGGAATAGATATAATTTTAGAAGCATTTAGTTTGATGGAAAAAGCAGGTGTTGATTTTGAAGCAAAAATTATAGGAACAGGTCAAATTTATTCAAAAATGAAAAATTTATATGAAAAATTAGAATTAAAAAATGTTCAAATGGATGGTAAATTTATTGATGAAAATAAACTAGCTCAAGAAATTAGAGAGCACGATATAATTTTAGGTATATTTGGAGATAGTAAAAAAGCAAAAAGTGTAATTCCAAATAAACTTTATCAAGCTGTTGCATCTAAAAAAACTATAGTAACTATGTATAGTGAAGCAATCTTTGAGCTTTTTGATGAAAACGATTTAATCACATGTGATAGAAATGCTTCAACTTTATCTGAAAATTTAATAAATTTAATAAATAATCCAGATTTATTAGAAAGTACAGCAGAAAATGGATATAAAAAATTTTTAGAGATTTATGATAAAACAAAAATTGATTTTGAGAATTTTATCTCTAAAATAGATAATAAAATAGAGAGAAGTTAA
- a CDS encoding glycosyltransferase family 9 protein, with the protein MNILIIRFSSLGDLVTLEPTFRAIRYFYKDSKISFLTTSVGKGLYQDSNYFDEYILHKSVFSSIQKLKNNKYDIVINLQGNKPSHYINMFLKKNLIVNKSHSFTHKIFGLKAKSKTIKEIIEATTFIPQDTIDTYFNNTKEYIKLPVGEDIFLKNKNVKKHIAISIGTSERWISKKWGVQNYLGLIKELVSNNYQVILIGSNLEVEDSNLILNQFSKDEIISFVNNTNLTQLKNLLAEVDLYIGNDSGPSHIAAGVGTNTITIFGSTDIKHCVKFMPYMGKHDFLKPNENIKCHPCYKTKCPTNMECMSSIKVDMVLNKVKEILND; encoded by the coding sequence ATGAACATATTAATTATTAGATTTTCATCTCTTGGTGATTTGGTTACTTTAGAACCAACTTTTAGAGCAATAAGATATTTTTATAAAGATTCAAAAATATCTTTTTTAACTACGAGTGTAGGAAAAGGATTATATCAAGATAGTAATTATTTTGATGAATACATTTTACATAAAAGTGTATTTTCTAGTATACAAAAATTGAAAAATAATAAATATGACATAGTTATTAATTTACAAGGGAATAAGCCATCTCACTACATAAATATGTTTTTAAAAAAGAATTTAATTGTTAATAAATCACACTCTTTTACACATAAAATATTTGGATTAAAAGCAAAATCAAAAACAATAAAAGAAATTATTGAAGCAACAACTTTTATTCCACAAGATACAATAGATACTTACTTTAATAATACAAAAGAATATATAAAACTACCAGTTGGTGAAGATATTTTTCTAAAAAATAAAAATGTTAAAAAACATATAGCAATTTCTATTGGAACAAGTGAAAGATGGATTAGTAAAAAATGGGGTGTTCAAAATTATCTTGGGTTAATAAAAGAATTAGTTAGCAATAATTATCAAGTAATTCTTATAGGAAGTAATTTAGAAGTAGAAGATTCTAATTTGATATTAAATCAATTTTCAAAAGATGAAATTATTTCTTTTGTTAATAATACAAATTTAACTCAGTTAAAAAATTTATTAGCTGAGGTTGATTTGTATATTGGAAATGATAGTGGACCTTCTCATATAGCAGCAGGAGTTGGTACTAATACAATAACTATTTTTGGTTCAACAGATATTAAACATTGTGTTAAGTTTATGCCATATATGGGGAAACATGACTTTTTAAAACCAAATGAAAATATAAAATGTCATCCTTGCTATAAAACAAAATGTCCTACAAATATGGAATGTATGTCTAGTATAAAAGTAGATATGGTTTTAAATAAAGTTAAAGAGATATTGAATGATTAG
- the rfbA gene encoding glucose-1-phosphate thymidylyltransferase RfbA: MKGIILAGGSGTRLYPITKGVSKQLVPIYDKPMIYYPLSVLMLAGIKEVLIISTPNDLPRFEELLGSGEDLGMKFSYVVQPSPDGLAQAFILGEEFLNGDDACLVLGDNIFYGHGLTKLLAQSVKNVKEENKATVFGYYVKDPERYGVAEFNDNGDVISIEEKPHEPKSNYAVVGLYFYPADVVKKAKNVKPSHRGELEITTLNQDYLNENRLKVELMGRGYAWLDTGTHESLLEASQFIQTIENRQSLKVACLEEIAYEMGYISKEKLLELAEPLKKNQYGQYLVARANQPRRVM, translated from the coding sequence ATGAAAGGTATAATCTTAGCCGGAGGAAGTGGAACAAGGCTTTATCCAATTACAAAAGGTGTTTCAAAACAACTCGTGCCAATTTATGATAAACCAATGATTTATTATCCACTTTCTGTTTTAATGCTAGCAGGAATAAAAGAAGTACTAATAATTTCAACACCAAATGATTTACCAAGATTTGAAGAACTTTTAGGTAGTGGAGAAGATTTAGGAATGAAATTTTCTTATGTAGTGCAACCAAGTCCAGATGGATTAGCACAAGCATTTATTTTAGGTGAAGAGTTTTTAAATGGTGATGATGCTTGTTTAGTTTTAGGTGATAATATTTTTTATGGTCATGGATTAACTAAACTTCTTGCTCAGAGCGTAAAAAATGTGAAAGAAGAGAATAAAGCAACAGTATTTGGATATTACGTAAAAGATCCAGAAAGATATGGTGTTGCAGAGTTTAATGATAATGGGGATGTAATAAGTATAGAAGAAAAACCTCACGAACCAAAATCAAATTATGCAGTTGTAGGATTGTATTTCTATCCAGCTGATGTAGTTAAAAAAGCAAAGAATGTAAAACCAAGCCATCGAGGAGAACTTGAAATTACAACTTTAAATCAAGATTACTTGAATGAAAATAGATTAAAAGTAGAATTAATGGGAAGAGGCTATGCTTGGCTTGATACAGGAACTCATGAAAGTTTATTAGAAGCTAGTCAATTTATTCAAACAATAGAAAATAGGCAATCTTTAAAAGTTGCATGTTTAGAAGAAATAGCTTATGAAATGGGATATATTTCAAAAGAAAAGTTATTAGAACTTGCAGAACCATTGAAAAAAAATCAATATGGTCAATATCTAGTAGCAAGAGCAAATCAACCAAGAAGAGTAATGTAA